The Ostrea edulis chromosome 1, xbOstEdul1.1, whole genome shotgun sequence genomic sequence gttcattatattcacctttataggagttatgagattgatcactgttcattttttttacctttcatGCTTAAGATTTTCGAGTATGCTTcagagcttgctcagagttttactcaaaacaaacatggctacataaaaaagtttaataacCTCCAGGCCCGAATGTGAGAGCCTAACCACAAAGAAAATCACATtgaaattattcatttttatttagcTCTGTTGAATTATTTTGTGTGAGAGCTCATGCAACAATCCGAGTAACTGAGCAAATTAAGAACCAAGCTGGATCTGAAGGTCACATGTGGCTGTTTAATCTTAATCTGAAGGTCACATGTGGCTGTTTAATCTTAATCTGAAGGTCAGACTAAAAGATCAGGAATACATGTGCAGAGTTTATCAGTCAGCCGTCAGAACTGATATTTGATCTTTAAAATTGCTTTCATAAATCTACAAATGTTTCATATTAGTATATCATCAACAGtgataccatatttttacaatcaataaaatactgaaattaACCAACCATCCCATAATTACTAGTACACAaagtatataaattatttcCTCTGAGGACACCCTGCCTGAAGTTTTTCTCAATATCTTGTAATGTTTATAACTAACGGGACAAAAATCCAGTGAAGTAGTTGCGCAACCTCTTAGCCACAACGGAAGCTATGATATTGTTACACACTGGGATATCCATTAACAATTGTATATAGGACAAGTACACCCGGGATTAGTTTCCCTATTGAGTCATCAACATTTTAGTAATTTATCactgaatttcattatttttttaatttggataAACACATTGAACATCAATAAAAATGCCCATCtgacattaaatttttttttttttggcttgaTGTACTCCGTTTCACATTTTCTGAATTATGTAACACAtgaaaatcagatttacaaaTTTGCTGATGTTTTCATTACATGCATTACAGTTACACAGATTCCATGTTCATTAATAAagaggttaaagttttcaattcgttcataatagaaataattctgaaattttcagaggaagtttaaaactaattcaaacaATCTCTAAATAGAATTTCATGAACTTCAAAGTACTTAAAAAAATAATCCAGTTGGAGCGATTTTGACGGTTGGTACGTGTACAACAAACAAATCactttttttattgtttaagcCCAATTTGTTCATCGGATGCACATGATgcaatacaataaaaaaaaaaagttcatagcttaattttttttccagaaaatGTCGGAGCTACAATTCTGTCATTGTTCTATTAGATACTTTGTAACATAGCTAGGTAATGTGATCAGTTTCTAAAACTCCAGAGCattaaaaatattgttacacTGGAAGTGATGGCTTTcgtttgttttaatttttccatCAATTTACCTTCAACTTTGAGGAAATATACTAAATAAATGTCATTTGGGCAGTCCTTTCAGATTTTAATATGTATTAAAAATCATTGCAGACCCTGTGCCATGTAAGCACTTGACATATAATGGTAGTATAGGGCAAAGTCTTCTCTCTCACAGCTCTCCCTATACATgttgtttaaaaggaaaatatgatagtaaaataatgaaaaattaaaccttaattacctatggaacttgaaaacaTTGGTCAAAATGGTGCAGATTTAAATGCAAGCACGAGGACCTGTACTtcaccattttgaatctcgtgtacccaagtttCATATATAATATCCGTAAATGGAAAACCATATTTCATCAATCATATCACTCCTCGATTGAACCAGGTCTCATATGTTTGTAAATATGCTAAACACCACTGCTAaacatgacatcacaatgctctttttacatcaattgcattatatttcccgcgttcaatgagtAGGCGGACGAAATGTCTAAAGTCCACAaaggaccacaatggaaactagctatatgctaatttgtgttatcctggataaataagtGCTATTATCATTAATGTCATGTAACAAGATGTAAAGATGACAGCTATCTGTACACATCAGGAtaacttcaatttttttaaacctGTTATGGATATAAATACTAATACCAATACTTTTAGCTTCGCCCTAAAACATGGTCATGCAATAATTAAGGCATAATTGGCATTTTTAATTATGAGACTTTGCTTCAACATAGAGGTCAACTTGAATACTGTTATACTTCATAATGCCATAACATATGAAGTATATATAggttatattttctttaatgtgCTATGAACATAAAATTATTGCTATGATTATTTTTGGGGGGGCAACAAATTAGAATTGATATTAAACTATATCAGTAACAAGAATGAAAACATGGTTAATTCTAATGTATTGGCTATATTCTTGTCTAAAGgtatcacaggcacctgaatttCAAGTGAAAAGTTTAAAGGGAAAAGATGTAATTACTCAGTTTTCACTCTTATTTCAGGGGAGATAACTTTGTCAAACTCATAACTTTctacttaaaggacacaacgcatgtttctaaactttttcattttttcagcaaaattaactctttttatgcttaaaactactttaaatgtgttttaaatgaaatattttgcgtagtttttgagtttgaaagcgatgaaattcaaatcttgcgatatgcatattttctttcgctagtttacgcgccattatgtgtgacgtcatatgcgccctcgggtttgaaaacgtctattagccatttcataaacagattagatttaatcgacaaaaaaccaattatcatgttaacggcttgtaaataataatgcattaagatgttttgtgccaagctcaggtgtactagttgtcggtagaaaggatttaggctgagtatttttcaatttttcgaaggaaggtacgagaaaaaagacgtggagaatttttttgttggagcaagaactttaccttaaaaaaacacacccagtcaccttttcaaacaccgcttggacagagaccctgataaactgccaGAAAACTTCTTaagaagtatgatttcaccatcaaaagagtggtacaagctctcaattattttatatgaattttttgtgatttttcccggaatcttaaaaaaggtgttttgcttgcaaataagagattcttgagtaaaatttttgttgtgatttggtgcatgatatgaatatctaataaatcatgcctaaaagattcagatataGAATCtaatacaatatattttactgatatatctttttttcaaagtgaCATTTATccgtagattaaaaaaaatatcagcaaataacgttttcgattttcataaaaaaaaattatttaaaaaattagatgTCTATCTGAGTCCtttaggcatgttttcttagatatttatattatgcatcaaatcacagcaaaatttggactctagagtattatacaaaaaattgcaaacaaagtacctttttttatcattccggaataaatcacaaaaaaattcacatagaattcgatggtgaaatcatagtttataagaggtgttttaatgagccattgaataaaaattaagTGTACAGGCTAACTTTGATACGTACGAAACCAACATCCATTGAACTTAACAATTTTGTGAGAAAAAATGattgacaaataatttttttcaagtcACTGCCTtactttttaatgaaattttaaagaaatttaggAAAATATCCTAATCAAACTTACACAGGCTAGACGTTCTTCTATTTTCTTGGAGAGAGCGAAGAGGCCGTTCTCCATCACCCGccatatttgttttcattcattCGGAACAATTTAAAAAGGGGTGTTCCGAATTAAAAGTAGTACGTTTATATTCATTCGCAGTCACGTTCtacaaaataaattatcattCCAATTACACAGAAGGATGTTTACTTAGTAAACTAGATATTATTGAAACTAAttttaaagttgaaaaaattgaaaactattaaaaactataattaatttgttttaaaatccaTGGCAAACGACATAGAACTATTTGTTGCTAGTGTAAGAAACAACAACACCATATGAGTGATTTGACTTGACAAGATGGAAGgatatttttgttaaattttgaAAGTTAACCTTTTGTGTGATTTGGCAAAAGATATTGTAATTTGAGGAAATATGGCGACGGGACAAGTGTCGCGTGTCATCACGGAGGGTATTCCAGCTGAACCAACCCTAAACCTGAAGCTCCACATGCCTCAACCACCGAACAGTAAGTTTGGTGGTCCCCCAAATAAAATCAGGAATAAATTGCGACTCGATCCGTCAAGAGCATTAGAACCGACACGAAAAAAGATTGCAACTATTGAGGCTCAGCGTGTAATGTCTGTGTTTGAGGATACAATAAGTAAAGCCGAGATTGTCACCATCCTACCatacattttggagaataaagAAAGATTTCGGGTCAGCCTCGGTGCCGAACTGTCTCTGTTACTAGACATTCATAAAAATACTGTAGATAGCTATGAAGAAATCAAGGAACAACTGGATATTCAGTTGCGTCAAAGACGTATCCGCACTGCTAGTACAGAGAAGAGTGAAGGATATGGTGGACATGGAATGGAGGACGCAGGTGAAGTTGGGGAAACACCCACTGAAAGTCCAGTTCCTGAAGCAGAAGCTAGGGATTACTCGAGGAGAGGCAGTATGGCAAGTGTCCAGTCTGCCAGATCGGTCCAATCTGTAGAGAGTTATGATAGCCAGACAGAGAGAACGATGAGGAGTCTCAGTCTCGTGGCACAACAGCTGAGCAGTTCCTGCAAAAACATCCTCCGAGCATTCCTGGCCAATCCCAATGCGCTTAGCATGATAAAAAATCAGGCAAGACGATCTGATAATAGTAACGTGTTAATCAAGGACATGTGTGACCTCCGTGATATCCTCCTGAACAAACTGCTGACCACTCCagaagaagagagagagagaatgcagTACATCCAGGAAGTCTCTAAACGGGAACGACAGAACGCCACAGTCATTGAGGACCTAGAACAGAAACTCAAGGCTGCTATGGATGAAAAAGATGAAGAAGTacatactttttttaaaaatcattatgaaaaaaaattatatttaaattattttatctagTCTTTTGCATTTGCTTTGTTTTCTCAAAATTCTTTTCCCTGTACATTCAGTTTGATACTGaaaaattgtatattcattGGTAAATACAAATGGCAGTAATAAGTTCTGTACAAGTATTTTGTGAAACaatgatagttttttttttcaaaagtcttaTGCTGTTATCATATTTAGCATGgtcaaattattttgttatcttatttttttttcagattaagAAGAAGAACTCTGTTATCAGGAAGCTTCAGGCAGACCTCCGGCAGATTGAGAAGTTTTCTGACGAGAACAACAAAAGGGTAACCAATGAAGCAGAGAAACAAGAACAAGCGGATCTGAAGAACAGCGAAGGCAAAAAACAACGTTTAATGACGGAACTTAACCAGCTGAAAACTCAACTTCAGAATGCTGTTATGGAGCACAGAGAAAATGAGCAGGAACTCAGAAGAGTATGTGTTGTTACTGAGCATGTAGAGCAGTAGTCACCTCCAATTCTCCTCCTGCGGCTGTCTGAAATGTCTGATGTTTTCTGATCTTGCAAaaccttggggggggggggggaatttaaatatcttttttaaattgtgCCAGAAAACATCAGGAAATTTCAGATGCTCATATCCTCAACTATATTTAGGTACACACTGAACAAGGATATAGATGAAAAATTTCAATGTAGATGTCAGACAAATGCCAAAAGCAGGCACTTTTCAGTAATGTTAATTATTGTCATGGGGAAGAAATTATTTCtatgatttcattttgatttccttttaaaactttaaatatatattctcTTACCTAATTTTTATTTGCAAAAAATAGCAACCCATATGGTAAATTCTTTGTATGGAAATAGATGACcgattttgatatatatatatatatatagatgtttgaaatatttgctgCTTTGTTAACTCTTTGTTCAGTGTTATCAAGTCGATATCTAGCACCCTGCACTCTCTGTAGATGTTGTACTCCATAGCACTCTCTTATAGCTCACTCCAAATAGCACTCTCTTATAGCTCACTCCAAGTAGCAATCCTTTATAGATCACTCCACATAAAGCACTCTCTTATAGCTCACTCCACATATCACTCTCTTCTAGATCACTCCACATAGTGCACTCTCTTCTAGATCACTCCACATAGTACTCTCTTATAGATCACTCCACATACACTATAGCACTCTTTTTTAGCTCACTCCACATAACACTCTCTTCTAGATCACTCCACATAGCACTTTCTTATAGCTCACTCCACATAGCCACATAGCACTCTCTTCTAGATCACTCCACATAACAATCTCTAGCTCACTCCACATAGCACTTTCTTATAGATATTTCCACATAGTGCACTTTCTTAAAGCTCACTCCACATAACACTTTCTTCTAGATCACTCCACATACACTATAGCACTCTCAAATAGCTCACTCCACTGTTCTAGATCATTCTACATTGCACTCTCTTCTAGATCACTATACATAGCACTCTCTTATAGCTCACTCCACATAGTGCACAAACCAGGTCACAAGTGTTGATCCATAGTTCTCGACTAGACGTTTTTATCCACTTTGCTCACTTTCTCTTGCGTACATTTCTTCACACAAGTACTATATAACACAAAGTACTTTTAACTGCTCATAATAAAGGCAGATAATAATAAATTGACATAGATTTTATCTCTCAACCATAATCACAACTGTGGCAGGTGAGGGAGTCTGGAATAGTATTTTTGAATAGCAAGCTTTAAAAGAAACAAGAATTTTTTACCATCCAGAAAGtgttttaaggaggaataatacaccagagaaatttgatataaatggaaaatggaGGAGATATgtacaattttattttgaaattgaaaaatttcaaatttactttaaaaaatgcagttttagtagaaaataacatgaaaaaagaaataaatgaaaccCCTGCTAGACTCAAACTACCCAGCTATGCAGTTAAAtttggaatacatgtattgctgatatttgtattttgattCAAGTTTTAAAAGTCAGCCATAATGATGTTGTATTATTCCTCCACCGAAACACTAAGactaaaatgtaaaatcatgaATGATGTGTAAGTAAAATCACACCAGTATTTCTACAGTCAAGTAATGGCAGAACCAGTGTCAGGTAACAAATAGAAAACTAGGTTTTCttaattaaaaatcaataacAAGTTAACCCTGAAAGGATTCGTTAATTAGGAAGACATACACGCATCATCTGAACTATTCAGCAACACTGTCTACATTCAACATGAGAATTCTGAAGCTCAATGTAGTACATCTAAGAGAGAACATATTTATATGAGTGCAATATCTACAGAGGAGTTACTTCCCTTTAAGGTGGCACTGACCCTAATCCTCAGTAACAGGGTAATTTTCTAGTTCCCTGCTTCTTTGACCTGTGTCAAATGTTGACTGAAGTTGGATGGTTTCACTAAAACAGCTGCAAATGCAGTGTTGGTTTTAACTACTTGAAGTATTGCTAAAACTGCAAGTTAATTGTATGCACAtacaacattttcatttacaatacaTTAATTGAATGGTTCCCAGGCAGTGGTACACTAGGTAGGAATTTGATGATGGTCTAGCTAATGGCAATTTAGATGACCATTTGAGTGCCATGGTTTGTCAGTATTTGGAAGATTGTCAGGATTAGCAGTCTCTCTTTCCCCCCACTCTCGCTATTGAGACTTTCCAAAGTCTCGAGATCTCGAGTCTGGGGAAATCGAGACTACTGGATTAGTCGAGTCTGGGGAAAGCAAGACTACTGGATTAGCCAAGTCTCGAGTCTGGGGAAAGCGAGACTACTGGATTAGCCAAGTCTCGAGTCTGGGGAAAGCAAGACTACTGGATTAGCCAAGTCTCGAGTCTGGGGAAAGCAAGACTACTGGATTAGCCAAGGCTCTAGTCTGGGGAAAGCGAGACTACTGGATTAGCCAAGTCTCAAGTCTGGGGAAAGCAAGACTACTGGATTAGCTGTACATGGTTGTTTCCCtttattacataaaatttaaGTCTGTTTATATAACAACCATTGGTTGTGATAAGAttgagaaagaaaaaatatcaaactacCATTTAGCCAATCCAAATGGTGCCTTTCTCTAATGCAAtataatagtttatttattaCTTTTCTTTTGAATACAGTCAGTTCTCATCATGTTGTTGCATTTTGTGATCTggaatatttagaaatatattaaatgaatttgGCAATTAACTgaattttcatatattatacAATAGGTGTAGTAATCACATTTCTTGTTTTAGTAGCTGCActtctgtagctctctggtgaAATATTGGGATAGCCTGAGATCATCTCTACTtgtctgtcccaatattttcacAGAGAGCTTCAGACCTTCAGCAGTTGCAGGCTGTCCagcggccctaaaattcctaatttttttcagttttgctaaaatttctttaaaaaatgtaaaattcaaggggaaatcctaaaaaagcccttatttttcatgtcaattcctacttttttatcagtcttgaaaaatcaaaatgcattcatacaaaatgtgtgttattaacgtagattgcagttcttattcagataatgctgatgcagtgaaaggcagttgacctgtggatccatgtgtcaagcttgtttattggttaTAGCCAATAATAGCTGAGACCATGGAACACTGGAATACGCCCTTCCTGTACTTACATCTTATTTGTGTGTcatgtgagtttctttattgtcaaatttgacaaggtaagtccttttaaataattaaaacttccgcaatttggttaaaaattcctaattttagccctaatttacccctaattttttttaattttacacctaaaatttgcccttattttttgtccaagggtgctggacagcctgCAGTTGTGTAAATGGGTGTAGGGCAAATTAATtgggtgtccgggtagcgcagAGGGTGTCCTGGTAGTACAGAGGTAGCGCTCTTGTTTCTCACTGCTGCGACCCGAGTTTGATCCCCGTGATCAGCAGTGGTTgcatgtgagagggtatggtggtcgTCCGATGGGTTTCCtacgggtactccggtttcctcccacataaatgaccccctagcacAAACaaccgtgcatcaaaggaccccattggaaataagctttcgagctttcatgggttattctgggtatttatgtatgaatGTTTTACCTGTCATGGGTTATTCtgggtatttatgtatgtttgtatgtatgtttgtatgtatgttttaCCTGTCATGGGTTATTCtgggtatttatgtatgtttgtatgtatgttttaCCTGTCATGGGTTATTCTTCTCCTTCTCCAGATCATATTcatgtttgtatgggtatttgGTATCATAAAAAGATATCTGATAGCAGCAAAATCATTCGTGGCAAAACATGGTGTTACTTAGTAATGTTAGTTTACACTCACAAACACTAATGCTGTATGTAGTAATGATCACACTCACAAACACTAATGCTGCATGTAGTAATGTTAATTTACACTTACAAACACTAATGCTGTATGTAGTAATGATCACACTCACAAACACTAATGCTGCATGTAGTAATGTTAATTTACACTTACAAACACTTATGCTGTATGTAGTAATGTTAATTTACACTCACAGATACTAATGCTGTATGTAGTAATGATCACACTCACAAACACTAATGCTGCATGTAGTAATGTTAATTTACACTTACAAACACTAATGCTGTATGTAGTAATGTTAATTTACACTCACAAACACTAATGCTGTATGTAGTAATGATCACACTCACAAACACTAATGCTGTATGTAGTAATGTTAATTTACACTCACAAACACTAAtgctgtatgtacatgtagtaatgttagttataccccccgcaacaagttgtggggggtatactggaatcgggttgtccgtccgtctgtagacgcaatggtttccgggctcttaaagcattatcctttccacctaccatcaccatatcatatatatggactacccatgggatgaagatgttccctatcgattttggggtcaaaaggtcaaaggtcaagcacactggacattgaagtagcaatatggtttccgggctctaaagcgttatcctttccacctacagtcaccatatcatacatatgggctacccatggaatgaagatgttccctattgattttggggtcaaaaggtcaaaggtcacgtgcactgacATCTAAGTAGCAATTTGGTTtctatttaaattctttaacggcttttttcatcgcatggaacaccctttgggaaattggggtaagcggggggtattcttagtgagcattgctcacagtacctcttgtttacacTCACAAACACTAATACTGTATGTAGTAATGTTAGTTTACACTCACAAACATTAATGCTGTATGTAGTAATGATCACACTCACAAACACTAATGCTGTATGTATTAATGTTAGTTTACACTCACAAACACTAATTCTGTATGTAGTAAtgttagtttacacttacaaaCACTAATGCTGTATGTAGTAATGTTAATTTACACTCACAAACACTAATGCTGTATGTAGTAAtgttagtttacacttacaaaCACTAATGCTGTATGTAGTAATGTTAATTTACACTCACAAACACTAATGCTGTATGTAGTAATGTTAGTTTACACTCACAAACACCAATGCTGTATGTAGTAATGTTAGTTTACACTCACAAACACCAATGCTGTATGTAGTAATGTTAGTTTACACTCACAAACATTAATGCTGTATGTAGTAATGATCACACTCACAAACACTAATGCTGTATGTAGTAATGTTAATTTATACTCACAAACACTAATGCTGCATGTAGTAAACTTCACACTCACAAACACTAATGCTGT encodes the following:
- the LOC125664451 gene encoding dynein regulatory complex protein 10-like is translated as MATGQVSRVITEGIPAEPTLNLKLHMPQPPNSKFGGPPNKIRNKLRLDPSRALEPTRKKIATIEAQRVMSVFEDTISKAEIVTILPYILENKERFRVSLGAELSLLLDIHKNTVDSYEEIKEQLDIQLRQRRIRTASTEKSEGYGGHGMEDAGEVGETPTESPVPEAEARDYSRRGSMASVQSARSVQSVESYDSQTERTMRSLSLVAQQLSSSCKNILRAFLANPNALSMIKNQARRSDNSNVLIKDMCDLRDILLNKLLTTPEEERERMQYIQEVSKRERQNATVIEDLEQKLKAAMDEKDEEIKKKNSVIRKLQADLRQIEKFSDENNKRVTNEAEKQEQADLKNSEGKKQRLMTELNQLKTQLQNAVMEHRENEQELRRKKFRVESQVENWIQKYDTDMNERQNEYEEIDLVYTEEKKQLHELEERFKTLEAEYQQIMEERRVSREKREAAEREMALMVKAATTIQAFWRSFKVRKALKARKKKGGGKKKNSA